A genomic stretch from Shewanella sediminis HAW-EB3 includes:
- the hemE gene encoding uroporphyrinogen decarboxylase yields MAELKNDRYLRALLKQPVDRTPVWMMRQAGRYLPEYKATRAEAGDFMSLCKNQDLACEVTLQPLRRYDLDAAILFSDILTVPDAMGLGLYFETGEGPRFQRPTDTIDSIKKLCIPDPEDELGYVMRAVSTIRRELKGEVPLIGFSGSPWTLATYMVEGGSSKTFEKIKKMAYEEPATLHLLLDKLADSVILYLNAQVANGAQSLMIFDSWGGALSHHAYREFSLRYMQKIVDGLTRHADGRQVPVTLFTKGGGLWLESMAETGCDALGLDWTVDIGDARRRVGHKVALQGNMDPSVLYASPERIHQEVDQILSSYGEGTGHVFNLGHGIHQHVDPEHAGSFINSVHELSAQYHK; encoded by the coding sequence ATGGCAGAATTAAAAAATGATCGTTATTTACGCGCCTTACTAAAACAGCCTGTCGACAGAACACCTGTCTGGATGATGCGTCAAGCTGGCCGTTACCTTCCAGAATATAAAGCCACACGTGCAGAAGCCGGTGACTTTATGTCTCTGTGTAAGAATCAGGATTTGGCTTGTGAAGTGACACTTCAGCCACTTCGACGTTATGATCTCGATGCAGCAATCCTATTCTCGGATATTTTGACCGTACCAGATGCCATGGGCTTAGGTCTGTACTTCGAAACAGGTGAAGGGCCACGCTTCCAGCGTCCTACCGATACTATCGACTCAATCAAGAAGCTATGTATTCCAGATCCAGAAGATGAGCTGGGTTATGTCATGCGTGCCGTGAGCACTATTCGTCGTGAGCTTAAAGGCGAAGTACCGTTAATCGGTTTCTCTGGCTCTCCATGGACACTGGCGACTTATATGGTTGAAGGTGGTTCAAGCAAGACATTCGAGAAGATCAAGAAGATGGCCTATGAAGAGCCAGCTACATTGCACTTGCTACTCGATAAACTTGCTGACTCAGTAATTTTATACCTAAACGCTCAAGTGGCTAACGGTGCTCAATCACTGATGATTTTCGATTCATGGGGTGGTGCACTTTCACATCACGCTTACCGTGAATTCTCACTGCGTTATATGCAAAAAATTGTCGATGGTTTGACTCGTCACGCCGATGGCCGTCAGGTTCCGGTTACCTTATTCACTAAAGGTGGCGGTTTATGGTTAGAATCAATGGCTGAAACCGGCTGTGATGCACTTGGTCTGGATTGGACTGTCGATATCGGTGATGCACGTCGCCGTGTTGGTCATAAAGTGGCCCTTCAAGGCAACATGGATCCATCGGTACTTTATGCTTCACCTGAGCGCATCCATCAAGAGGTGGATCAGATCCTATCAAGCTACGGCGAAGGTACGGGTCACGTGTTCAACTTGGGCCATGGTATTCACCAGCATGTCGATCCAGAGCACGCAGGTTCTTTCATTAACTCTGTGCACGAGTTATCGGCTCAATACCACAAGTAA
- a CDS encoding Rsd/AlgQ family anti-sigma factor: MLRQLEKAEQKWGGSNTLIDHWLNNRRKLLVNYCQIAGIPPYEPTEKSLPAITAIKEFCDLLMDYVSEGHFEVYDRVVTACEKHGISSQTLAQNLVPRISETTDSALDFNDKYTEFVDDKVLFQLDKDLSSLGHAMETRFELEDQLLEVLHTKHS; this comes from the coding sequence ATGCTAAGACAACTAGAGAAAGCCGAACAAAAATGGGGTGGTTCTAACACACTTATCGATCATTGGCTCAATAACCGTCGCAAACTACTCGTGAATTATTGCCAGATCGCAGGCATTCCTCCCTATGAGCCAACCGAAAAATCACTGCCGGCTATTACCGCAATCAAAGAGTTTTGTGATCTCTTAATGGATTATGTTTCTGAAGGGCACTTCGAGGTTTATGATCGTGTCGTGACAGCCTGTGAAAAACATGGGATTTCGAGCCAGACGCTTGCCCAGAACCTGGTTCCCCGCATCAGTGAAACAACAGACTCAGCCTTAGATTTCAATGATAAATATACCGAGTTTGTAGATGATAAAGTGTTATTCCAGCTCGACAAAGATCTATCATCTTTAGGGCATGCGATGGAAACTCGATTCGAATTAGAAGATCAACTGCTGGAAGTGCTGCATACAAAGCATTCATAG
- the acnB gene encoding bifunctional aconitate hydratase 2/2-methylisocitrate dehydratase has translation MLEAYRKHVEERASEGVVPKPLDAHQVAELVELVKNPPAGEEEFILDLLENRIPPGVDEAAYVKAGFLDAVAKGEAKSSILSSARAVELLGTMLGGYNIQPLIAQLDVAEQAPLAVTALSKTLLMFDAFHDVAEKMQAGNEFAKQVVHSWAEAQWFLNRPKLEEKISLTVFKVSGETNTDDLSPAPDAWSRPDIPLHALAMLKNTREGIVPDEAGVIGPIKEIDQLKTKGFPLVYVGDVVGTGSSRKSATNSVLWFMGDDIPNVPNKRAGGFCLGGKIAPIFFNTMEDAGALPIELDVSKMNMGDVIDIYPYQGVVKRHDSDEVISEFALKTDVLMDEVRAGGRIPLIIGRGLTARAREVLKLEASTVFVLPQDVADTGKGYTLAQKMVGKACGVTGIRPGQYCEPKMTSVGSQDTTGPMTRDELKDLACLGFSADLTMQSFCHTAAYPKPVDVNTHHTLPDFIMNRGGVSLRPGDGVIHSWLNRMLLPDTVGTGGDSHTRFPLGISFPAGSGLVAFAAATGVMPLDMPESVLVRFKGEMQPGITLRDLVHAIPHKAIELGLLTVEKQGKINFFSGRVLEIEGLESLKVEQAFELSDASAERSAAGCSIKLDKEPVIEYLNSNIVMLKWMIAEGYGDRRTIERRIIAMQEWLENPELMEADSDAEYAAVIEIDLNDIKEPILCAPNDPDDAVLLSEVKDTKIDEVFVGSCMTNIGHFRATGKMLDKFATTLPTRLWITPPTKMDRDQLTEEGYYAIFGRVGARVEIPGCSLCMGNQARVADGATVVSTSTRNFPNRLGTGANVYLASAELAAVAALLGRLPSSDEYQEYAKQLDATAADTYRYLNFDKMSSYTEKAGEVIFQSAV, from the coding sequence GTGCTAGAAGCATATCGTAAACACGTCGAAGAGCGTGCTTCAGAGGGCGTAGTCCCTAAGCCACTAGATGCCCACCAAGTCGCCGAACTCGTTGAGCTGGTTAAGAACCCACCTGCAGGAGAAGAGGAGTTTATCCTGGACCTGCTGGAAAATAGAATTCCACCAGGTGTCGATGAAGCCGCCTATGTTAAAGCTGGTTTCCTGGATGCTGTCGCCAAAGGCGAAGCTAAGTCATCTATTCTGTCATCGGCTCGCGCCGTTGAACTGCTTGGCACCATGCTGGGCGGCTATAATATTCAACCGCTGATCGCTCAGCTTGATGTTGCTGAGCAGGCGCCTTTAGCCGTTACAGCCCTATCTAAAACTCTGTTGATGTTTGATGCTTTCCACGATGTAGCTGAGAAGATGCAAGCCGGTAATGAGTTTGCCAAGCAGGTTGTTCACTCTTGGGCTGAGGCGCAGTGGTTTCTTAACCGCCCTAAGCTTGAAGAGAAGATCTCTCTGACGGTATTTAAAGTATCAGGTGAGACAAACACAGATGATTTGTCTCCAGCTCCCGATGCGTGGTCACGCCCGGATATCCCACTGCACGCTTTAGCTATGCTAAAAAATACCCGTGAAGGTATTGTGCCCGATGAGGCCGGTGTGATCGGTCCAATTAAAGAAATTGATCAGCTTAAAACTAAGGGCTTCCCATTAGTTTATGTTGGTGATGTTGTCGGTACAGGTTCTTCACGTAAATCTGCGACTAACTCGGTGCTTTGGTTCATGGGTGATGATATCCCTAATGTGCCAAACAAGCGTGCTGGCGGTTTCTGTCTGGGCGGTAAGATCGCACCAATCTTCTTCAATACGATGGAAGATGCCGGTGCATTGCCTATCGAACTCGACGTTAGCAAGATGAACATGGGCGATGTTATCGACATCTACCCGTATCAGGGGGTCGTTAAGCGTCATGACAGCGATGAGGTTATCTCTGAGTTCGCTCTAAAAACTGACGTGTTAATGGATGAAGTTCGTGCTGGTGGTCGTATTCCATTGATTATCGGTCGTGGCCTGACGGCTCGTGCCCGTGAAGTGTTAAAGCTCGAAGCATCAACAGTTTTCGTATTACCACAAGATGTGGCCGATACAGGCAAAGGTTATACCCTTGCTCAGAAGATGGTTGGTAAAGCTTGTGGCGTTACCGGTATCCGTCCTGGTCAATATTGTGAGCCTAAGATGACCTCGGTTGGTTCGCAAGATACTACCGGTCCTATGACTCGTGATGAGCTTAAAGATCTTGCATGTCTTGGCTTCAGTGCCGACTTGACTATGCAGTCTTTCTGTCACACAGCGGCTTATCCTAAGCCGGTTGATGTGAATACGCACCACACGCTACCTGATTTCATCATGAATCGTGGTGGTGTATCTTTGCGTCCTGGTGATGGTGTTATCCACTCTTGGTTAAACCGTATGCTACTGCCTGATACTGTCGGTACCGGTGGTGATTCACATACTCGTTTCCCGTTAGGTATTTCGTTCCCGGCAGGTTCGGGCCTGGTGGCCTTCGCCGCCGCGACTGGCGTAATGCCGCTCGATATGCCTGAATCAGTCTTGGTTCGTTTTAAAGGTGAAATGCAGCCAGGTATCACGTTACGTGATCTTGTCCATGCGATTCCGCATAAAGCGATCGAGCTGGGTCTGCTAACTGTTGAGAAGCAGGGTAAGATTAACTTTTTCTCTGGCCGAGTTCTTGAAATTGAAGGCTTAGAAAGCTTGAAGGTTGAGCAGGCATTTGAATTGTCAGACGCTTCTGCTGAGCGTAGTGCTGCTGGTTGTAGTATTAAGCTTGATAAAGAGCCTGTCATCGAATATCTGAACTCTAACATTGTGATGTTGAAGTGGATGATAGCCGAAGGTTATGGCGATCGTCGTACTATCGAGCGTCGTATTATTGCGATGCAAGAGTGGTTAGAAAACCCAGAGTTGATGGAAGCTGACAGCGATGCAGAATATGCCGCGGTTATCGAAATTGACTTGAATGACATTAAAGAGCCAATCCTTTGTGCCCCTAACGACCCTGATGATGCAGTACTGCTATCAGAGGTTAAAGACACTAAGATTGACGAAGTATTCGTGGGTTCTTGCATGACTAATATCGGTCATTTCCGTGCTACGGGTAAGATGCTGGATAAGTTTGCTACAACGCTACCGACGCGTCTGTGGATCACGCCTCCAACTAAGATGGATCGTGATCAGCTTACCGAAGAGGGTTATTACGCTATCTTCGGCCGCGTTGGTGCGCGTGTTGAGATCCCTGGATGTTCTCTCTGTATGGGTAACCAGGCTCGTGTTGCCGATGGTGCGACAGTGGTTTCAACTTCGACTCGTAACTTCCCCAACCGTCTGGGTACAGGTGCTAATGTTTATTTGGCATCGGCTGAATTGGCTGCGGTTGCTGCACTCCTAGGTCGTCTGCCAAGTTCTGATGAGTATCAGGAGTATGCTAAGCAGTTAGATGCAACGGCTGCCGATACCTATCGTTATCTGAACTTCGATAAGATGAGTTCTTATACTGAAAAAGCGGGCGAAGTTATCTTCCAGTCTGCGGTATAG
- a CDS encoding bifunctional diguanylate cyclase/phosphodiesterase: protein MRIGKKLIVFIVGFCLPAVISVSYCLSMWFDHRVDTFKNSAVNIELSTIKTQIEKDINQLQLLANVYALPLSKLAIEERKLLDEAWRDSQLAEHLSLFYLNNGELQPFSPIYDDIMSFEFDTVPVQLKHATQPLSGIYMLQDKSFIVSLVPVSQSRSIILARQLTPEYLSSYGLKGLVSHINLVPGESSLVYDVNSDKPISSIKVPSLVFESPVHLEIQFAENAFNQVKLKYDLVTFSIVGVGLLILIIGYIWLKLGLIRPFRRLMTQVADIDPIAKTYTPLVGSGCSELVIMAERVNTLLARIFQQKERFKTTLESIAEAVILTDIGAKVVYLNPQAERLLGVKGESAIGVSVDSLVKTDKSIKDDLFEFMFSQAQQPVLSKLKLKTDKTRILERSISNLLNQQRIVIGTVIVLRDITREELLKRQLRQKANFDSITSLLNRRAFEERLEKFSHDAQSIAICYFDLEQFKLINDSCGHSAGDTMLAMVAKAMQSCLSKDEMLARLGGDEFGLAIRDHNASEVAQLVKRIVSSVSMQVLRDNGCHYKVGVSAGVAIARAPYISPKELIKDADVACIAAKRKGSNQVHFYDDNDKESIYQRNAPMWAVRIGQAIEHNELLLYYQPIKGMGPGEHKQRMEILLRIQEPCGRILSPAQFIEAAERFKLMNDVDKEVIRKAFLWLSLHEEIWDDHCISINLSGNSLGAEGMVEYIAEQFKRFEIPSKCICFEITETSAIQNRNRAMDMLNYLRKLGFSFALDDFGTGFASYGYLKELPVDYVKIDGCFVKSLATNAKDFAIVKSIHDVCDVMGIETVAEFVENQDIIDRLEDIGINYAQGYAIGRPKPLETYIELRRSRGQPLQAKPALELISA, encoded by the coding sequence ATGCGTATAGGGAAAAAGTTAATCGTCTTTATTGTAGGTTTCTGCCTTCCCGCGGTGATTTCTGTCTCTTATTGTTTAAGCATGTGGTTCGATCATAGAGTTGATACATTCAAAAACAGTGCGGTCAACATTGAACTCAGCACCATTAAGACCCAGATAGAAAAAGATATAAATCAGCTGCAGCTATTAGCTAATGTCTACGCCTTACCCCTTTCAAAACTTGCCATCGAAGAGAGAAAATTATTAGATGAAGCTTGGCGTGACAGTCAGCTTGCCGAGCATTTGAGTCTGTTTTATCTGAATAATGGTGAACTGCAGCCATTCTCCCCCATATACGATGACATCATGTCATTTGAGTTCGATACGGTGCCTGTCCAGCTCAAACATGCCACTCAACCCCTGTCCGGTATCTATATGCTGCAGGATAAGAGTTTCATCGTCAGCTTAGTGCCAGTTTCGCAGAGTCGTTCGATTATATTGGCCAGACAGCTTACACCCGAATATCTCTCTAGTTATGGCCTCAAAGGGTTAGTCAGTCATATCAATTTGGTGCCAGGTGAATCAAGTCTGGTCTATGACGTAAATAGTGATAAACCAATATCGAGTATCAAGGTACCAAGTTTAGTCTTTGAAAGTCCTGTTCATCTGGAAATTCAGTTCGCCGAAAATGCGTTCAATCAGGTGAAGTTAAAGTATGACCTGGTGACCTTCTCTATCGTGGGGGTGGGATTACTGATACTTATCATCGGATATATCTGGCTCAAGCTGGGGCTTATTCGTCCCTTCCGTCGACTGATGACTCAGGTTGCCGATATCGATCCCATTGCCAAAACCTACACGCCGCTTGTCGGAAGTGGTTGCTCAGAACTTGTTATCATGGCCGAGAGAGTGAATACCTTGCTTGCACGAATATTTCAGCAGAAGGAGCGCTTTAAAACGACATTAGAATCGATTGCCGAGGCGGTGATTCTGACCGATATCGGAGCTAAGGTGGTGTATTTAAATCCCCAGGCCGAGCGGTTACTCGGCGTTAAAGGGGAAAGTGCCATAGGCGTTTCAGTAGACTCCTTGGTAAAAACAGACAAGAGTATCAAAGATGACCTGTTTGAATTCATGTTTAGTCAGGCTCAACAACCCGTATTAAGTAAACTAAAGCTGAAAACCGATAAGACTCGAATTCTGGAGCGTAGTATCAGTAATTTACTTAATCAGCAGCGGATCGTGATAGGTACTGTGATTGTGCTTCGCGATATTACCCGAGAGGAGCTACTTAAAAGGCAGTTAAGGCAAAAGGCTAACTTCGACTCCATCACTTCACTATTAAATCGTCGCGCCTTTGAAGAGAGGTTGGAGAAATTTAGCCATGATGCTCAATCGATAGCGATCTGCTATTTCGACCTGGAGCAGTTCAAGTTAATCAATGACTCCTGCGGGCACAGCGCCGGAGATACCATGCTGGCCATGGTAGCAAAAGCGATGCAATCCTGTTTGAGTAAAGATGAGATGTTAGCTCGGTTAGGTGGAGACGAGTTCGGTTTAGCTATCCGGGATCATAATGCATCAGAGGTGGCTCAGCTGGTGAAACGGATCGTTTCCAGTGTTTCGATGCAGGTGCTACGTGATAATGGGTGCCACTATAAGGTCGGGGTCAGTGCCGGTGTGGCTATCGCTCGGGCACCCTATATCAGCCCGAAAGAGCTGATCAAAGATGCCGATGTGGCGTGTATTGCCGCTAAGCGAAAAGGCAGTAATCAAGTTCATTTTTACGATGATAACGATAAAGAATCCATCTATCAGCGTAACGCACCTATGTGGGCGGTAAGAATTGGTCAGGCGATAGAGCATAATGAACTACTACTCTATTACCAGCCAATCAAAGGTATGGGCCCGGGCGAACATAAACAACGCATGGAGATCTTACTTCGCATTCAGGAACCATGCGGGCGCATCTTATCTCCGGCCCAGTTTATTGAAGCCGCTGAGCGGTTTAAGCTAATGAATGATGTCGATAAAGAGGTCATTCGAAAGGCATTTCTGTGGTTGTCGCTGCATGAAGAAATTTGGGATGATCACTGCATCTCGATTAACCTTTCCGGCAATAGCTTAGGTGCCGAAGGCATGGTGGAGTACATTGCCGAGCAGTTTAAGCGCTTCGAGATCCCGAGCAAATGTATCTGTTTTGAGATCACAGAGACCAGCGCGATTCAAAACAGAAATCGAGCCATGGATATGCTCAATTACCTGCGTAAACTAGGTTTTTCATTTGCCTTAGATGATTTCGGTACCGGTTTCGCATCGTATGGCTACCTGAAAGAGCTTCCTGTCGACTACGTAAAAATTGATGGCTGTTTTGTCAAAAGTTTAGCGACCAATGCGAAAGACTTTGCCATCGTTAAGTCCATTCACGATGTCTGTGATGTGATGGGAATTGAGACTGTGGCAGAGTTTGTTGAAAATCAGGATATTATCGACAGGCTTGAAGATATCGGCATTAACTATGCCCAAGGCTATGCAATAGGCCGCCCTAAGCCTTTAGAGACATATATTGAGCTTAGACGTTCCAGAGGGCAGCCGTTGCAAGCTAAGCCCGCACTGGAGCTTATCAGTGCCTGA
- a CDS encoding M13 family metallopeptidase, with protein sequence MNRVSKLAIGIALSLGLAACSSNEPTTTVAEEVTKVSGVEQENFDNAVRHQDDFYYSVNGHWLANTPIPADKSNYGAFSVLYEQSQNALKKIIDEAAAKQDKVAGSSEQKVGDFYASYMNTDVIEKLGISPLSDLLSDISSAKTHKDIAGLMGSLLNSGVQMPFGFYVNNDAKNSSQYAVYLYQSGLTLPDRDYYLKDDEKFVANRAALNAYVADIMAQAGSQDAERVAASVAKIEHFIAQSQWSRVESRDANKSYNMMDSAELQATVSSFDFAQFAANANMSSVKEAVVRQPSYFEKFGAQFNEFTVSEWQDYLSFHLVDSYGELLSKNFVDLHFAFHSKTLMGIEAQKPRWKKAVDAADQVIGELVGKEYVKQHFKPEAKEKMEELIQNLIKGFEVSINELEWMTPETKIAAQEKLSKFTYKIGYPDKWKDYTDLSIKADQLVGNIQRYSKFEYKTMLNKLGKPIDRTEWHMTPQTVNAYYSPVMNEIVFPAAILQPPFFNMDADDAINYGGIGAVIGHEISHGFDDQGAKYDGDGNLRDWWTDKDREEFQKRGAQLSAQYSSYEALPGKHVNGDLTLGENIGDLGGLTVAARSYHLSLNGKESPVIEGLTGEQRLFIGWSQVWRRNYRDEELGRRLMTDSHSPSHFRAMGTPRNIPAFYQAFDLKEGDKMFLSPEDRVKIW encoded by the coding sequence ATGAACAGAGTAAGTAAACTGGCAATTGGTATTGCACTTAGCTTAGGTCTTGCTGCTTGTAGCAGTAATGAACCAACGACAACAGTCGCTGAGGAAGTGACTAAGGTGTCGGGAGTCGAACAAGAGAACTTCGATAATGCGGTTCGCCATCAAGATGATTTTTACTACAGCGTAAATGGTCATTGGCTAGCTAACACTCCAATTCCTGCAGATAAGTCTAACTACGGCGCATTTTCAGTACTTTATGAGCAGAGTCAAAATGCACTGAAAAAAATTATCGATGAAGCGGCGGCTAAGCAAGATAAAGTTGCAGGCTCGAGTGAGCAAAAAGTGGGTGACTTCTATGCCAGCTATATGAATACTGATGTCATCGAGAAGCTAGGTATCAGCCCGTTAAGCGACCTGCTGTCCGATATCTCTTCGGCAAAGACTCACAAAGATATCGCCGGCTTGATGGGGAGTCTGCTAAATAGTGGTGTACAGATGCCATTCGGTTTTTACGTTAACAACGACGCTAAAAACTCAAGCCAGTATGCGGTCTACCTCTACCAGTCAGGCTTGACTCTACCCGATCGTGATTATTACCTGAAAGATGATGAAAAATTTGTAGCCAACAGAGCCGCACTGAATGCCTATGTTGCGGATATTATGGCGCAAGCCGGCAGTCAAGATGCTGAGCGAGTGGCAGCCAGCGTAGCTAAGATTGAGCACTTTATCGCACAGAGCCAGTGGAGCCGTGTGGAGTCGCGTGATGCGAATAAGAGCTACAACATGATGGACAGCGCCGAGCTACAGGCTACAGTGAGTTCTTTTGACTTTGCTCAATTTGCCGCTAACGCCAATATGAGTTCGGTCAAAGAAGCTGTGGTGCGTCAACCTTCTTATTTTGAAAAATTTGGTGCTCAGTTCAATGAGTTTACTGTGAGCGAGTGGCAGGATTACCTCTCTTTCCATCTTGTTGATAGTTACGGGGAGTTGTTGAGCAAGAACTTTGTCGATCTTCATTTTGCTTTCCATAGCAAAACCTTGATGGGAATTGAAGCGCAGAAGCCACGCTGGAAGAAGGCAGTCGATGCCGCGGATCAGGTCATTGGTGAGCTTGTGGGTAAGGAGTATGTGAAACAACACTTCAAGCCAGAGGCAAAAGAGAAGATGGAAGAGCTCATTCAAAATCTCATTAAAGGTTTTGAAGTCAGTATCAATGAACTCGAATGGATGACTCCGGAGACTAAGATTGCGGCTCAAGAAAAGTTGTCTAAGTTTACCTATAAGATTGGATATCCTGACAAATGGAAGGATTACACCGACCTAAGTATTAAAGCAGATCAGCTTGTGGGGAATATTCAGCGCTATTCTAAATTCGAATATAAAACCATGCTGAATAAACTAGGTAAGCCTATCGATCGCACTGAGTGGCATATGACGCCACAAACAGTAAATGCTTACTACAGCCCGGTGATGAACGAAATCGTGTTCCCTGCCGCGATCCTTCAGCCTCCCTTCTTTAATATGGATGCCGATGATGCGATAAACTACGGTGGTATTGGTGCGGTTATCGGTCATGAGATCAGCCATGGTTTCGATGATCAAGGGGCCAAGTATGACGGCGATGGTAACCTGCGCGATTGGTGGACGGATAAAGACCGTGAAGAGTTCCAGAAGCGTGGGGCGCAACTGTCTGCTCAGTACTCATCTTATGAAGCGCTACCTGGCAAACATGTCAATGGCGATCTGACCCTAGGTGAGAATATCGGTGACTTAGGTGGTCTGACTGTTGCTGCTCGCTCATATCATTTGAGCCTGAACGGTAAAGAATCGCCTGTCATTGAAGGTTTAACCGGTGAACAGCGTCTGTTTATCGGTTGGTCGCAAGTATGGCGTCGTAATTATCGTGATGAAGAGCTGGGCCGTCGTCTGATGACCGACTCTCATTCACCGAGTCACTTCCGCGCCATGGGCACGCCAAGAAACATCCCTGCCTTCTATCAAGCATTCGATTTGAAAGAGGGTGATAAGATGTTCCTGAGCCCTGAAGATCGCGTTAAGATCTGGTAA
- the purD gene encoding phosphoribosylamine--glycine ligase → MNVLVIGGGGREHALAWKAAQSAQVEKVFVAPGNAGTSLEPKLENVAINVEEISALVAFAQEKAIEITIVGPEVPLALGVVDAFNEAGLPIFGPTQGAAQLESSKAFTKDFLARHNIPTAAYSNFTEIAPAKAYVTEVTAMTGFPIVIKADGLAAGKGVIIAEDQAAADAAIEDMLAGNKFGEAGSRVVIEEFLKGEEASFIVMVDGKNILAMATSQDHKARDNGDHGPNTGGMGAYSPAPVVTQAVHDWTINNVIRPTVDGMAAEGNVYTGFLYAGLMIAPDGSAKVLEYNCRFGDPETQPIMMRLKSDLVELCLAATRGELNKVTAEFDERAAVGVVLAAGGYPEAYRKHDVIDGLDLGNNNAKVFHAGTCMKDGHVVTNGGRVLCATALGNNVTEAQQAAYGLVDKIHWDDVYFRTDIAYRAISRES, encoded by the coding sequence ATGAATGTATTAGTCATAGGTGGCGGCGGTCGTGAACATGCATTGGCATGGAAAGCGGCGCAGTCTGCACAGGTCGAAAAAGTCTTTGTAGCCCCTGGTAATGCTGGCACATCTCTGGAGCCAAAATTAGAAAATGTGGCCATTAATGTAGAAGAGATCTCTGCATTAGTCGCCTTTGCGCAAGAGAAAGCCATTGAGATCACCATTGTCGGCCCTGAAGTCCCGTTGGCACTCGGCGTTGTCGATGCTTTCAATGAAGCGGGTTTGCCTATTTTTGGCCCAACCCAAGGCGCGGCGCAGCTGGAATCTTCTAAAGCCTTCACAAAAGATTTCTTAGCCCGTCATAACATTCCAACTGCAGCCTATTCTAATTTTACAGAAATCGCGCCGGCTAAAGCCTATGTGACAGAAGTGACAGCCATGACAGGTTTCCCTATCGTGATTAAGGCCGATGGCCTTGCCGCAGGTAAAGGGGTGATCATTGCTGAAGATCAGGCAGCAGCAGACGCGGCTATCGAAGATATGTTGGCTGGCAATAAGTTTGGCGAAGCCGGTTCTCGCGTCGTTATCGAAGAGTTTCTTAAAGGTGAAGAAGCCAGCTTTATCGTCATGGTCGATGGTAAAAACATTCTTGCTATGGCCACCAGCCAAGATCATAAAGCCCGTGATAACGGCGATCATGGTCCTAACACCGGCGGCATGGGTGCCTATTCACCCGCTCCGGTTGTCACTCAAGCCGTACATGACTGGACAATCAATAACGTCATCCGCCCAACGGTCGATGGCATGGCAGCAGAAGGTAATGTCTATACCGGCTTCCTTTATGCGGGCTTGATGATCGCTCCCGATGGCAGCGCTAAGGTATTAGAGTACAACTGCCGTTTCGGCGACCCTGAAACTCAGCCTATCATGATGCGCCTGAAATCTGACTTAGTTGAGCTTTGCCTGGCTGCCACCCGTGGCGAATTGAATAAGGTTACGGCTGAATTCGATGAGCGCGCCGCCGTCGGTGTCGTGCTGGCCGCCGGAGGGTACCCGGAAGCGTACCGCAAGCACGACGTTATCGATGGTTTAGATCTGGGTAACAATAACGCCAAGGTCTTCCATGCCGGTACCTGCATGAAAGATGGCCACGTGGTGACCAACGGTGGTCGCGTACTATGTGCTACCGCTCTGGGTAATAATGTCACAGAGGCACAACAAGCTGCATATGGACTCGTCGATAAGATCCACTGGGATGATGTCTACTTCCGCACCGATATCGCCTACCGCGCTATCTCACGGGAGAGTTAA
- the hxpB gene encoding hexitol phosphatase HxpB, which translates to MTSSRLSAIIFDMDGILIDSEPTWQKAEFQTMRELGLEISFDDTLQTTGLRIDQVVSYWYQRFPWDNYDNREVSRKIVDQVVSYINKDGIAMAGVISALDYCQEKNLKIGLATSSSHAIVDAVLNKLDISHYFNSTQSAEHLAYGKPHPEVYLNCALELGISPTKCIAVEDSFNGLVAARAANMQTLAIPAPEQRLESKWIIAHQQLADLTKLPEYLDGKI; encoded by the coding sequence ATGACCTCTTCACGACTATCAGCCATCATTTTCGATATGGATGGCATACTTATCGACTCAGAGCCAACTTGGCAGAAAGCTGAATTTCAGACCATGAGAGAGCTGGGATTAGAGATAAGTTTTGACGATACCCTTCAAACGACCGGTCTGAGAATCGATCAAGTTGTGAGTTATTGGTACCAACGTTTCCCCTGGGATAATTATGACAATAGGGAAGTATCCAGGAAGATCGTCGATCAGGTTGTTAGCTATATTAACAAAGACGGTATTGCCATGGCGGGAGTGATCTCTGCATTAGATTACTGTCAGGAAAAAAACCTTAAAATCGGTTTAGCCACCTCCTCTTCACACGCTATCGTCGATGCTGTTTTAAACAAGCTGGATATCAGCCATTACTTTAACTCGACTCAATCGGCCGAGCACTTAGCCTATGGAAAACCACACCCGGAAGTGTACCTAAACTGTGCACTGGAGTTGGGCATATCCCCTACGAAATGTATCGCTGTCGAAGATTCATTTAATGGCCTCGTCGCCGCCCGAGCGGCAAACATGCAGACTTTAGCTATCCCCGCACCAGAGCAACGACTCGAATCTAAGTGGATTATTGCCCATCAGCAGCTAGCCGATCTCACCAAGCTTCCTGAGTATTTAGATGGGAAGATATAG